In Deinococcus psychrotolerans, a genomic segment contains:
- a CDS encoding DUF937 domain-containing protein, producing MDLLEFLRSHLGASTARQLAAHAGLTPEQAGNALNALWPLQLDALSTHAQLSAGGQQLLDLATSVPGGAIDTLLERPGSLDDLEKVGVSAAPVLLGSNADTINRQVASNLNVPSGAVTRLSHLSLPLLLKLLLEHARSNSLGAAGLGALLLSLRPQLGALLPVGLATLIGGFSAVKPTQAAQPIAAPNEERRRGAGWLWAIPLAALLLVGGYFLANQNRKASMETGASTSTDMAATNAFNVIEPQADTAVPAASFSMRGVGKAGQTVSIKEAGSEISTASVGQDGNWSAEIAAPTSGEHTYEVSSGSDTAQLRITAGAGNGSAAESSAAATSATTDQPQTGTAQTDTAASASTDPNAATDTATSTTPPANDAAATPPTINAPSGKVAGAFDLTGSGVAGQTVTVLEDGANIGAATVGSDGTWTLNVPSPAAGEHKYQVSSEGGQATTDVTVGAATGDAAACTQAFTLSLTDGQSVSSPFRFGGQGSGAGYTVAVKRGERVVGTKALPVSGSCGWSYSSNPGKGEITYVVRSGKDLTSTPISTITLNVQ from the coding sequence ATGGATCTCCTTGAATTTTTACGCAGCCACCTCGGCGCTTCGACTGCCCGGCAACTCGCCGCCCACGCGGGCCTTACCCCGGAGCAAGCGGGGAACGCCCTGAACGCCCTCTGGCCGCTGCAACTCGACGCCCTGAGTACCCACGCGCAGCTTTCGGCGGGCGGACAGCAACTGCTCGATTTGGCCACCAGCGTGCCCGGCGGGGCCATCGATACATTGCTGGAGCGCCCCGGCAGCTTGGATGACCTCGAAAAAGTAGGTGTTTCGGCCGCTCCCGTTTTGCTGGGCAGCAACGCCGACACCATCAACAGGCAAGTCGCCAGCAACTTGAATGTACCCAGCGGCGCGGTGACGCGTCTGAGTCACCTCAGCTTGCCGCTGCTGCTCAAGCTGCTGCTCGAGCATGCCCGCAGCAATTCGCTGGGCGCGGCGGGCTTGGGAGCGCTGCTGCTGTCGCTGCGGCCTCAGCTCGGCGCACTCCTTCCAGTGGGCCTCGCCACGCTGATCGGTGGCTTCAGCGCGGTGAAGCCCACTCAAGCAGCCCAGCCCATTGCGGCCCCCAATGAGGAAAGGCGGCGCGGTGCGGGTTGGTTGTGGGCAATTCCACTGGCCGCCTTGTTGCTGGTGGGTGGCTACTTCTTGGCCAATCAGAACCGCAAAGCGAGCATGGAGACGGGCGCATCTACAAGCACCGACATGGCAGCGACCAACGCCTTTAACGTGATTGAGCCGCAGGCCGATACTGCCGTGCCCGCCGCCAGCTTTAGCATGCGCGGCGTGGGCAAAGCCGGTCAAACGGTGAGCATCAAAGAAGCGGGCAGCGAAATCAGCACCGCTTCGGTGGGCCAAGACGGCAACTGGAGCGCCGAGATCGCTGCGCCCACCAGCGGTGAACACACCTACGAAGTCAGCAGCGGAAGCGACACCGCTCAACTCCGGATCACGGCGGGCGCGGGCAACGGGTCGGCGGCGGAGAGCAGCGCTGCAGCCACTTCAGCAACCACCGATCAACCGCAAACGGGAACAGCCCAAACGGACACGGCGGCCAGTGCCAGCACCGATCCTAATGCCGCCACCGACACAGCGACTTCAACCACCCCGCCCGCCAATGATGCGGCGGCCACACCACCCACCATCAATGCGCCGAGCGGCAAGGTGGCGGGCGCGTTTGATCTGACCGGCAGTGGCGTGGCGGGCCAAACCGTCACGGTTCTCGAGGACGGCGCAAACATCGGCGCAGCCACGGTGGGCAGTGACGGCACTTGGACACTGAACGTGCCTTCACCCGCAGCGGGCGAGCACAAGTACCAGGTGAGCAGCGAAGGCGGTCAGGCCACCACGGACGTCACCGTCGGCGCGGCCACGGGCGACGCTGCAGCCTGCACTCAGGCGTTCACTCTGTCTCTTACCGACGGTCAGAGTGTCTCCTCGCCGTTCCGGTTTGGCGGGCAAGGCTCCGGCGCGGGCTACACGGTGGCCGTCAAACGCGGCGAGCGGGTGGTGGGCACCAAAGCCTTGCCCGTCAGCGGTTCGTGCGGCTGGAGTTACAGCAGCAACCCCGGCAAAGGCGAAATCACTTACGTGGTGCGCTCCGGTAAAGACTTGACCAGCACTCCGATCAGCACCATCACCTTGAACGTGCAGTAA
- a CDS encoding glutaminyl-peptide cyclotransferase, whose product MTRRPLLKLLHKPRPPLTLSSVALGVLLCLPAQAATPVRSQPSSPLIKVSLSQPAPAPTAPKSAVPNPAPSGPVTSSGIPMLIPKVISRFPHDPDAFTEGFELVGSTLFESTGLVGQSSIRRTNLQSGEVLQSRVPPSSKVFSEGLTVMGEVAYQLTWQDGLVYLYDAQNLRSLGQLRYRGEGWGLTNDGKSLIMSDGSDTLYWRDPLSFAVTKKLRVTAAGAGIDKLNELEYLDGFVYANIWLSNKIARIDPLSGKVTAWIDVSNLAREAQAAAAKSGRELGFDDVPNGIAHNAAKGTLLLTGKRWPLVFEVKLP is encoded by the coding sequence ATGACGCGCCGCCCGCTGCTCAAGCTTTTGCACAAACCTCGCCCTCCTTTGACGCTTTCCAGCGTGGCTTTGGGCGTGCTGCTTTGTCTGCCCGCCCAAGCGGCCACGCCGGTTCGCAGCCAGCCCAGCAGCCCGCTGATCAAAGTCTCGCTATCTCAACCTGCACCCGCTCCAACTGCCCCCAAGTCTGCTGTTCCCAACCCTGCTCCTTCCGGCCCCGTCACCAGTTCCGGTATTCCCATGTTGATTCCCAAGGTTATTTCCCGTTTCCCACACGATCCCGATGCGTTTACCGAAGGCTTTGAGCTGGTGGGAAGTACCCTTTTCGAGAGCACCGGTTTGGTGGGTCAGAGCAGCATTCGCCGCACCAACTTGCAGAGCGGCGAGGTGTTGCAAAGCCGAGTGCCGCCGAGCAGCAAAGTCTTCTCCGAAGGGCTGACGGTGATGGGTGAAGTGGCGTATCAACTGACTTGGCAAGACGGCTTGGTGTACCTCTACGACGCGCAGAACCTCAGAAGCCTCGGCCAGTTGCGCTATCGGGGCGAGGGCTGGGGACTGACCAACGACGGCAAATCGCTGATCATGAGTGACGGCTCGGATACCCTCTACTGGCGCGACCCGCTGAGCTTTGCCGTGACCAAAAAGCTCAGAGTCACAGCGGCGGGAGCAGGCATCGACAAGCTCAATGAACTGGAATATCTGGACGGCTTTGTCTATGCCAATATCTGGCTCAGCAACAAAATTGCCCGCATCGACCCGCTGAGCGGCAAAGTCACCGCTTGGATCGATGTCAGCAATCTGGCGCGTGAAGCGCAGGCCGCCGCTGCGAAAAGTGGCCGAGAGCTTGGCTTTGACGACGTGCCCAACGGTATTGCCCACAACGCTGCAAAAGGCACTTTGCTTCTGACCGGCAAGCGCTGGCCGCTGGTCTTTGAAGTCAAGCTGCCGTAA
- the argC gene encoding N-acetyl-gamma-glutamyl-phosphate reductase, which yields MTSPAASGLPATEQLSVAIVGGSGYAGGEFLRLALSHPHLKVTQVTSERNAGMPVPLVHPNLRSLTNLKFRKLADLEAADVIVLALPHNSAAKQIETFEALGQVIIDLSADFRIKDPELYAQYYGEAHPAPQKLSEWVYGNPELHRGDLKGATRIACAGCFATSVILGLYPLLKLGTVLPKDIIATGLVGSSAAGASSSDASHHPEREGSLRVYKPVGHRHTAEAIQELPGRFPLHLTAISTPRVRGILTTIQTWLPDGYSERDVWGAYREIYAEEPFIRIVKMQKGIHRYPDPKLLDGTNFCDIGFELDVDTGRVVLMSAIDNLVKGTAGHAIQSLNIARGWDERAGLGFAGLHPA from the coding sequence ATGACTTCACCTGCTGCTTCTGGATTGCCTGCCACGGAACAACTTTCGGTCGCCATCGTCGGCGGCTCCGGCTACGCGGGCGGCGAGTTTTTGCGCCTTGCCCTGTCGCATCCTCACCTTAAGGTCACGCAGGTCACGTCCGAGCGCAACGCCGGAATGCCGGTGCCGTTGGTGCATCCCAATTTGCGCTCGCTGACCAACCTCAAGTTCCGCAAACTGGCCGACTTAGAGGCCGCCGACGTGATTGTGCTGGCCCTGCCGCACAACTCGGCGGCCAAGCAGATCGAGACCTTTGAAGCGCTGGGCCAAGTCATCATTGATCTGTCGGCGGATTTCCGGATCAAAGACCCCGAACTGTACGCCCAGTACTACGGCGAAGCCCACCCCGCGCCCCAAAAACTGAGCGAGTGGGTCTACGGCAACCCCGAACTCCACCGAGGGGACTTGAAGGGAGCCACCCGCATCGCCTGTGCGGGCTGCTTTGCCACCTCAGTGATTTTGGGCCTCTATCCGCTGCTCAAGCTCGGCACGGTGCTGCCCAAAGACATCATCGCCACCGGGCTGGTCGGCTCGAGCGCGGCGGGCGCGAGCAGCAGCGACGCCTCGCACCACCCCGAACGCGAGGGCAGTTTGCGGGTCTATAAGCCGGTCGGTCATCGCCACACTGCCGAGGCGATTCAGGAGTTGCCCGGCAGGTTTCCCCTGCACCTGACCGCCATCAGCACGCCCCGTGTGCGCGGCATTCTGACCACCATCCAAACGTGGCTGCCCGACGGCTACTCCGAGCGCGACGTGTGGGGCGCTTACCGTGAGATCTACGCCGAGGAGCCGTTTATCCGCATCGTCAAGATGCAAAAAGGCATTCACCGCTACCCCGATCCCAAGTTGCTCGACGGCACCAACTTTTGCGACATCGGCTTTGAACTCGACGTGGACACGGGGCGGGTGGTGCTGATGTCGGCGATTGACAACTTGGTCAAAGGCACGGCGGGCCACGCCATTCAGTCGCTCAACATCGCACGCGGCTGGGACGAGCGGGCCGGACTCGGTTTCGCGGGGCTGCATCCGGCGTAA
- a CDS encoding peptidyl-prolyl cis-trans isomerase — MNKKVLTSVLLGFLAVLLVVGLVYQFTPNVGSLFGKQSSGTPAITVNGQTVTVEEIQALQRSNPVLSATTEGILGEDLKTVAVESRIENALLKAASSGENISRADVNEQVDKVRKGNNLTDNKAWVDRLAQIGFTDASYREEVQSGLAIQKKQKSIADAAPKATEAQIKQFYSLNKDQFRDEARIIGREIVVADKAKATALLAQLKGGSDFATLARENSTEFKDRGGALGPVTGDKPAAVTQVALPPEVSAAAFALTGGGLTDVISSGGKFYIVKVEEFVPAAAKSYESVKKQITDQVNRLLQTAAAEKWFDGLRKSAKIDYLLPAWKINNPTVATVGGQDIPYSDVLSGVVGNQQFASLLQQVPADQAGSMVNQFLKPGIAEQLIEQYAAPTIVADKKLDLVGSRANLAQQLALYGSKDASVTDQDVIKDYQQNVAKYTTKASATLSEAVFTDRAKALAFRQSFDGKNFVQAASKAGGTVSERGSVTAGDAALNPALSKAVFDTSSLRPAGEGSVSDVIENGKTYSVAYVTDLVRANIKPLKEVDAVIRSQLLAQKRAEAGQAYIKAQMKDIKVDNKLSAVLAAQEKRIAAAAPKPATPATPPVTTTPVTTPPTASGTEPAKTPATTTPAPDSTSTPTKP; from the coding sequence GTGAACAAAAAGGTACTCACCAGCGTCCTGCTGGGGTTTTTGGCCGTCTTACTGGTGGTGGGGCTGGTTTATCAGTTCACCCCTAACGTCGGCAGTTTGTTTGGCAAGCAGTCGAGCGGCACGCCCGCCATCACCGTGAACGGCCAGACCGTGACGGTGGAAGAAATTCAGGCGCTTCAGCGCAGCAACCCAGTGCTGAGCGCCACCACCGAAGGCATTTTGGGCGAAGACCTCAAGACGGTGGCGGTGGAAAGCCGAATCGAGAACGCGCTGCTCAAGGCCGCCAGCAGCGGCGAGAACATCAGCCGCGCCGATGTCAATGAGCAGGTCGACAAAGTCCGCAAAGGCAACAATCTCACCGACAACAAAGCTTGGGTTGACCGCCTCGCCCAAATCGGCTTTACCGACGCTTCTTACCGTGAGGAAGTGCAGTCGGGATTGGCGATTCAGAAAAAGCAGAAATCAATCGCGGACGCGGCTCCCAAAGCCACCGAGGCCCAGATCAAGCAGTTTTACAGCCTCAACAAAGATCAATTCCGAGACGAGGCCCGCATCATCGGGCGCGAAATTGTGGTGGCCGACAAAGCCAAAGCCACTGCTCTGCTGGCCCAACTCAAGGGCGGCTCGGATTTTGCAACTTTGGCCCGTGAAAACAGCACCGAATTCAAAGACCGTGGCGGCGCACTCGGCCCGGTGACGGGAGACAAACCCGCAGCAGTGACTCAGGTGGCCCTGCCGCCAGAAGTCAGCGCAGCGGCTTTTGCCCTGACCGGCGGCGGCCTGACTGACGTGATTTCCTCGGGCGGCAAGTTTTATATCGTCAAGGTGGAGGAGTTCGTGCCTGCCGCCGCCAAGTCCTACGAGAGCGTCAAAAAACAGATCACCGATCAGGTCAACCGGCTCCTTCAGACCGCCGCCGCCGAAAAGTGGTTTGACGGCCTGCGCAAAAGCGCCAAGATCGATTACCTGTTGCCCGCGTGGAAGATCAACAACCCCACCGTCGCGACCGTGGGCGGCCAAGACATCCCCTATTCGGACGTGCTGAGCGGCGTCGTCGGCAACCAGCAGTTCGCTTCGCTGCTGCAACAAGTTCCTGCCGATCAAGCGGGCAGCATGGTCAACCAGTTTCTCAAGCCCGGTATTGCCGAGCAACTCATCGAGCAGTACGCCGCGCCGACCATCGTGGCCGACAAGAAGCTGGACTTGGTGGGCAGCCGCGCCAATCTGGCTCAGCAACTTGCCCTTTACGGCTCCAAAGATGCCTCGGTTACCGACCAAGACGTGATCAAGGACTACCAACAAAACGTCGCCAAGTACACCACCAAGGCCAGTGCCACGCTCAGCGAAGCGGTGTTTACTGACCGCGCCAAAGCGCTGGCCTTCCGCCAGAGTTTTGACGGCAAGAACTTTGTGCAGGCGGCCAGCAAAGCCGGAGGCACCGTCTCGGAGCGCGGCAGCGTCACGGCGGGCGACGCGGCGCTGAATCCCGCTTTGTCCAAAGCCGTGTTCGACACCTCCAGCTTGCGTCCCGCCGGTGAAGGCAGCGTCAGCGACGTGATCGAGAATGGCAAGACGTACAGCGTGGCCTACGTCACCGATCTGGTGCGGGCCAACATCAAGCCGCTCAAAGAAGTGGACGCGGTGATTCGCTCGCAACTGCTGGCCCAGAAGCGGGCCGAAGCGGGGCAAGCGTACATCAAAGCCCAGATGAAAGACATCAAGGTGGACAACAAGCTCAGCGCCGTGCTGGCCGCCCAAGAAAAGCGGATCGCGGCGGCTGCACCTAAGCCTGCTACACCCGCCACACCACCTGTCACGACCACACCTGTGACCACGCCGCCCACCGCGAGCGGTACTGAGCCGGCCAAGACGCCTGCGACCACAACCCCCGCTCCTGACTCCACCAGCACGCCCACCAAGCCCTAA
- a CDS encoding DUF427 domain-containing protein encodes MKAIWNGQVIAESDDTVVVEGNQYFPLSSVKADFLTPSETHSVCPWKGTASYYGLSVDGKSNPDAAWYYPQPKDAAKQIKDHVAFWKGVEVRA; translated from the coding sequence ATGAAAGCCATTTGGAACGGTCAAGTCATCGCCGAGAGTGATGACACGGTAGTGGTAGAAGGCAATCAGTATTTCCCGCTCAGCAGCGTTAAAGCAGACTTTCTGACGCCCAGCGAAACCCACAGCGTTTGCCCCTGGAAAGGTACTGCGAGCTACTACGGCTTGTCAGTGGATGGCAAAAGCAACCCCGACGCCGCTTGGTACTACCCTCAGCCCAAAGACGCCGCCAAACAAATCAAAGACCATGTGGCGTTTTGGAAGGGAGTGGAAGTTCGGGCTTAG
- a CDS encoding PQQ-binding-like beta-propeller repeat protein: protein MADNGDVVLIGSDAKLHRLDSTGQEKWAFALGDIGRAAPVITPSGVTLAVAYDDNLYAIDASGKKLWNVRFDGDLYASPALRADGSIVVASSGGTVYALNSQGGQLWKYKVGSPIYSSPIVAVDGSIYFGTQGNQVVALTTDGQLKWRFRTGSTVFGSPALDAAGNLYFGSGDKKIYSLTPGGELRWTRATASFVNASPIITSKGLVVVGSYDGNVYALNEAGQDVWVYPAGAAVAAPAAELVGGAVVVGDMSGTLHAIGEGGKAMWTLKTGERIDTSVNVSSAGTLYFSTASGKLDAIANQPPLADGPWTYYRSVAAGYGRPPSSTEAAALTALKRPAAQKALALIAQQALIAQQPVNQQPAPKPPVAPQPAPKPAAPSTAAPPIAPSPITAKPQPSPAPVASKPTLPVPTAPPAAKPVVAAPPATPAPVVPAPKPPAPTADPAALALSAGAKARADRGQIVLPLPEVVGALGAQIQVQTPRSVTVQLGPDSSTLPVRMLGSGETRGAWVALSDLERLRVGDQVGLNSYIKGVYRLQLGSRSALSFKLNLAKLLPFAPAKEFPDVVERPAKP from the coding sequence GTGGCCGACAACGGCGACGTCGTGCTGATCGGCTCAGACGCCAAGTTGCACCGCTTAGACAGCACTGGGCAAGAAAAATGGGCCTTCGCTCTAGGCGACATTGGCCGCGCCGCGCCGGTCATTACTCCGTCCGGCGTCACGCTGGCGGTGGCCTACGACGATAACCTGTACGCCATCGATGCCAGCGGCAAGAAGCTCTGGAATGTGCGTTTTGACGGTGATCTGTATGCCTCACCCGCGCTGAGGGCCGACGGAAGCATCGTGGTGGCCAGCAGCGGCGGCACGGTTTATGCCCTGAACAGCCAGGGCGGACAGCTTTGGAAATACAAAGTCGGCTCTCCCATTTACAGCAGCCCCATCGTCGCTGTAGATGGCAGCATCTACTTTGGTACGCAGGGCAATCAGGTGGTGGCGCTGACCACAGATGGACAACTCAAATGGCGCTTCCGCACCGGCAGCACCGTATTTGGCAGCCCCGCTCTGGACGCGGCGGGCAATCTCTATTTCGGTTCTGGCGACAAGAAAATCTACAGCTTGACCCCCGGTGGCGAGTTGCGTTGGACGCGGGCCACCGCTTCGTTTGTCAATGCCAGCCCGATCATTACTTCAAAAGGTTTGGTGGTGGTGGGCAGTTACGACGGTAATGTTTACGCCCTGAACGAGGCCGGACAAGACGTCTGGGTGTATCCGGCAGGCGCGGCCGTCGCAGCCCCAGCCGCCGAGTTGGTGGGCGGCGCGGTGGTCGTCGGCGATATGAGCGGCACCTTGCACGCCATTGGCGAGGGCGGCAAAGCGATGTGGACGCTCAAAACCGGTGAGCGGATCGACACCAGCGTGAATGTCAGCTCGGCGGGGACGCTGTATTTTTCTACGGCCAGTGGCAAGCTCGACGCCATCGCCAATCAGCCGCCCCTCGCGGACGGCCCGTGGACGTACTACCGCAGTGTGGCGGCTGGCTATGGCCGCCCTCCAAGCAGCACCGAAGCCGCCGCGCTGACGGCCCTCAAGCGCCCCGCTGCCCAAAAAGCGCTGGCTCTGATCGCCCAGCAAGCGCTGATTGCCCAACAGCCTGTGAATCAGCAGCCTGCGCCCAAGCCGCCAGTCGCGCCGCAGCCAGCCCCGAAGCCTGCCGCCCCGTCAACCGCAGCCCCGCCAATCGCCCCTTCACCAATCACGGCCAAGCCGCAGCCCTCTCCCGCTCCAGTGGCTTCAAAACCAACCCTACCCGTCCCCACTGCTCCGCCCGCCGCCAAGCCTGTGGTGGCCGCTCCGCCTGCTACTCCGGCCCCGGTAGTGCCTGCTCCGAAGCCGCCAGCGCCTACAGCTGATCCTGCCGCGCTTGCTCTTTCCGCTGGAGCCAAAGCACGCGCCGACCGAGGTCAAATCGTGTTGCCGCTGCCGGAAGTCGTGGGAGCGCTCGGCGCTCAAATCCAAGTCCAAACGCCGCGCAGCGTCACTGTGCAGCTCGGCCCAGACAGCAGCACGTTGCCGGTGCGAATGCTGGGCAGCGGAGAGACCCGTGGGGCGTGGGTGGCCCTGAGTGATTTAGAGCGCCTGCGTGTGGGCGATCAGGTGGGCCTGAACTCCTATATCAAAGGGGTTTATCGTTTGCAACTTGGAAGCAGATCAGCGCTCAGCTTCAAATTAAATCTCGCCAAACTGCTGCCTTTTGCGCCCGCCAAAGAATTTCCAGACGTGGTGGAGCGCCCCGCCAAACCATAA
- a CDS encoding TMEM175 family protein, with protein MELAVFLLVGIRGKDGLLMGKTRLEAFSDGVLAIIITIMVLELKPPEGHELSDLFRDWPKFLAYVVSFIYVGIYWNNHHHMLHTVKRINGNVMWANLHLLFWLSLLPFMTAWAGETHFSAVPMSIYALDLLICGLAYVILQYRIINADSSNGLLLRAIGNDSKGKISTALYLIAVVVPFFGFFGTVLSGIIIIGNTLLWVIPDRRIERVLAEEEAKPMT; from the coding sequence GTGGAGCTGGCTGTTTTTTTGCTTGTAGGTATCAGGGGAAAAGATGGACTGCTGATGGGTAAAACAAGATTAGAGGCATTTTCGGACGGCGTGCTGGCCATTATCATCACGATCATGGTGCTGGAACTCAAACCTCCGGAAGGCCACGAACTGAGCGATTTATTCAGGGACTGGCCCAAGTTTTTGGCTTATGTGGTGAGTTTTATTTACGTCGGCATCTACTGGAACAACCACCACCACATGCTGCACACCGTTAAGCGCATCAATGGTAATGTGATGTGGGCCAATCTCCATCTCCTGTTCTGGCTTTCGTTGCTGCCCTTCATGACTGCCTGGGCGGGAGAGACTCACTTTTCAGCCGTTCCAATGAGCATTTACGCTCTTGATTTGCTTATCTGTGGCCTTGCTTATGTCATTTTACAATACCGAATTATCAATGCTGACTCTAGCAATGGACTTTTGCTGAGAGCCATTGGCAACGACAGCAAAGGGAAAATTTCGACAGCGTTATATTTGATTGCCGTCGTAGTGCCTTTTTTTGGATTCTTCGGTACTGTTTTGTCAGGAATAATCATTATCGGGAATACTCTGCTGTGGGTCATTCCAGATCGCAGAATTGAACGGGTCCTCGCTGAGGAAGAAGCCAAGCCGATGACCTGA
- the sufD gene encoding Fe-S cluster assembly protein SufD, whose translation MTNSPFSDQLAAHTGPDWLNAKRKASFDLFDTLEVPHSGVEAWKYTQVTIDFAKLRPHPKRDMVADLSALPASVRERLSSTDVGAFLVMDGPDVVYRTELPAELSAKGVIFTDLKTAVEQYPDKVQQYLYSVVPAEVPDDTTIAAPGTTPSKSPDPSEGKFSALAAALWTNGAFVYVPRGVEVELPLGSFRVMSEAGTYTATRTLVVAEENAQVTFIDEQDSEDLPGTYAIGAVELVVKDGARLRYVSIQNWGKGVTHIQRQRGDVGRDSTLNSLVVTMGGTLSRTEMQSHLRGQGSSSEMLALYFANEDQHFDHYTLQHHAAPNAYSDLLYKGVSDDQSVGVFSGMIKVDLGAQKTDAYQKHRTMMLSSEAQNFSVPQLEINANDVRCSHGSTTGPVDQEQLFFLRSRGINKELAEKMLVTAFLEDVLGRVPLQSVVKYIEGIIAKKVGAA comes from the coding sequence ATGACCAATTCCCCATTCTCTGACCAACTCGCTGCCCACACCGGCCCCGACTGGCTCAATGCCAAGCGCAAGGCCAGCTTCGACCTTTTCGACACGCTCGAAGTGCCTCACAGCGGCGTGGAAGCCTGGAAGTACACCCAAGTCACCATCGACTTCGCCAAGCTGCGCCCGCATCCCAAGCGCGACATGGTCGCCGATCTCTCGGCCTTGCCCGCCAGCGTGCGCGAACGCCTGAGCAGCACCGACGTGGGCGCATTCTTGGTGATGGACGGCCCCGACGTGGTGTACCGCACAGAGTTGCCCGCCGAGCTGAGCGCCAAAGGCGTGATCTTCACCGATCTCAAAACGGCGGTGGAGCAGTACCCCGACAAAGTTCAGCAGTACCTCTACAGTGTGGTTCCCGCCGAAGTGCCGGACGATACCACCATCGCCGCGCCCGGTACCACACCCAGCAAATCACCCGATCCCAGCGAGGGCAAGTTCAGCGCTCTGGCGGCGGCCCTGTGGACCAACGGCGCGTTCGTGTACGTGCCGCGTGGCGTAGAAGTCGAGCTTCCGCTCGGGTCGTTTCGCGTGATGAGCGAGGCCGGCACCTACACCGCCACCCGCACCCTGGTGGTGGCCGAAGAAAACGCCCAAGTGACATTCATTGACGAGCAAGACAGTGAAGACTTGCCCGGCACCTACGCCATCGGCGCGGTGGAACTGGTGGTCAAAGACGGCGCTCGCCTGCGCTACGTCAGCATTCAGAACTGGGGCAAGGGCGTCACCCACATTCAGCGCCAGCGCGGCGACGTGGGCCGTGATTCCACCCTCAACAGCCTCGTGGTCACGATGGGCGGCACCCTCAGCCGCACCGAAATGCAGAGCCACCTGCGCGGGCAAGGCTCAAGCAGCGAAATGCTGGCGCTCTACTTTGCCAACGAAGACCAGCATTTCGATCACTACACCCTCCAGCACCACGCCGCTCCCAACGCTTACTCCGATTTGCTCTACAAAGGCGTCAGCGACGATCAAAGCGTGGGCGTGTTCAGCGGCATGATCAAAGTGGACTTGGGCGCACAAAAAACCGACGCGTACCAAAAGCACCGCACCATGATGCTCAGCAGCGAAGCCCAAAACTTCAGCGTGCCGCAGCTGGAAATCAACGCCAACGATGTGCGCTGCTCGCACGGCTCGACCACCGGCCCAGTGGATCAGGAGCAGCTTTTCTTTTTGCGCTCACGCGGCATCAACAAAGAGCTGGCCGAAAAAATGCTGGTCACCGCTTTCTTGGAAGATGTGCTGGGGCGCGTGCCACTGCAAAGCGTCGTCAAGTACATCGAAGGCATCATTGCCAAAAAGGTCGGCGCAGCCTAA
- a CDS encoding VOC family protein — translation MKLNHINLGVTDVPAAVEIFERFFGLKQAEGMPRNDNMTFLHDDDGSLISVFKSKDVSYPKVFHIGFLQDTPEQVRAVHAQLTAGGHQVQAPYENHGRLTFYFNTPVGFIIEVESFMG, via the coding sequence TTGAAACTCAACCACATCAACCTAGGCGTTACTGACGTTCCCGCCGCTGTCGAGATCTTTGAGCGTTTCTTTGGTCTTAAGCAGGCCGAAGGAATGCCCAGAAACGACAACATGACTTTCCTGCATGACGATGACGGCTCACTCATTTCTGTCTTCAAAAGCAAAGACGTGAGTTACCCTAAAGTCTTTCATATCGGTTTTTTGCAAGACACGCCGGAGCAAGTGCGGGCCGTTCACGCTCAACTCACAGCAGGCGGCCATCAGGTTCAAGCTCCTTACGAAAATCATGGGCGGCTGACGTTTTACTTCAATACTCCGGTTGGCTTTATTATTGAAGTCGAATCGTTCATGGGTTGA